A window of Streptomyces sp. SAI-127 contains these coding sequences:
- a CDS encoding beta-L-arabinofuranosidase domain-containing protein produces MSTSKANTDLVVPVAPSRGRLRPLGLDEVRITGGFWARRREVNATATLDHCRDWMERVGWTGNFSAPVEERRGREFADSDVYKLLEAMAWAGTGSDTITETIASAQEPDGYLNTAFGRPGRQPRYSDLEWGHELYCYGHLIQAGVAQIRTRGEGELAKIAQRAADHVCAAFGPGGIDGVCGHPEIETALVELARATGEQRYLDQAALFIDRRGRGRLADGEFGRAYYQDDMPVRQATVLRGHAVRALYLAAGAVDVAVETGDEDLLAAVVRQWENTVARRTYLTGGMGSHHRDESFGDDFVLPPDRAYSETCAAVASVMLSWRLLLATGEPRFADLAERTLFNVVATSPSEDGRSFFYANTLHRRRRGTVPVADAVSPRAESSLRAPWFAVSCCPTNVARTLALLPAYLASVDDHGIQLHQYADAEISVDGIALRVRTDYPSDGTVTVRIARSPDHPWTLSLRVPAWTEGATARLVDADGTRRAVAPGAATVTRVFRPGDEIRLELPVAPRWTGPDPRIDAVRGTVAVQRGPLVYCAESVDLPDGREVDAVRVDTAAEPVDGPDGTVVAPGELAEPHDEEWPYRPPDQAEVPAAERQGIVLVPYHSWANRGPSTMRVWLPTTRR; encoded by the coding sequence ATGTCGACGTCGAAGGCGAACACGGACCTTGTCGTACCGGTCGCACCGAGTCGCGGCCGGCTACGGCCGCTCGGCCTCGACGAGGTCCGGATCACCGGCGGCTTCTGGGCCCGGCGCAGGGAGGTCAACGCCACCGCCACCCTCGACCACTGCCGCGACTGGATGGAACGCGTCGGCTGGACCGGCAACTTCAGCGCGCCCGTGGAGGAGCGGCGCGGACGGGAGTTCGCCGACTCCGACGTCTACAAGCTGCTCGAAGCGATGGCCTGGGCAGGCACCGGCTCCGACACGATCACCGAGACGATCGCCTCCGCCCAGGAACCCGACGGCTACCTCAACACCGCCTTCGGCCGCCCCGGCCGGCAGCCCCGCTACAGCGACCTCGAATGGGGCCACGAGCTGTACTGCTACGGCCACTTGATCCAGGCGGGCGTGGCGCAGATCCGCACCCGCGGCGAGGGCGAGCTGGCCAAGATCGCCCAGCGTGCCGCCGATCACGTGTGCGCCGCCTTCGGCCCCGGCGGCATCGACGGCGTTTGCGGCCACCCCGAGATCGAGACGGCCCTGGTCGAACTGGCCCGGGCGACCGGCGAACAGCGCTACCTCGACCAGGCGGCGCTCTTCATCGACCGCCGGGGCCGAGGCAGGCTCGCCGACGGCGAGTTCGGCCGCGCCTACTACCAGGACGACATGCCCGTCCGGCAGGCCACCGTCCTGCGCGGTCACGCCGTCCGCGCCCTGTACCTTGCGGCCGGTGCCGTGGACGTCGCCGTGGAGACGGGGGACGAGGACCTCCTCGCGGCCGTCGTACGGCAGTGGGAGAACACCGTCGCCCGACGCACCTACCTGACCGGCGGCATGGGCTCCCACCACCGCGACGAGTCCTTCGGCGACGACTTCGTCCTCCCGCCCGACCGCGCCTACTCGGAGACCTGCGCCGCCGTCGCCTCCGTGATGCTCAGCTGGCGCCTCCTCCTCGCCACCGGCGAACCACGCTTCGCCGACCTCGCCGAACGGACCCTGTTCAACGTCGTCGCGACCTCGCCCTCCGAGGACGGCCGCTCCTTCTTCTACGCCAACACCCTGCACCGCCGCCGACGCGGCACCGTCCCGGTCGCGGACGCCGTGAGCCCACGCGCCGAATCGAGCCTGCGCGCCCCCTGGTTCGCGGTGTCCTGCTGCCCGACCAACGTGGCCCGCACCCTGGCCCTGCTGCCCGCGTATCTGGCTTCCGTCGACGACCACGGCATCCAGCTCCACCAGTACGCGGACGCCGAGATCTCCGTCGACGGCATCGCCCTGCGCGTCCGCACCGACTACCCGTCCGACGGGACCGTGACCGTACGGATCGCCCGGTCCCCGGACCACCCATGGACCCTGTCCCTGCGCGTCCCGGCGTGGACGGAGGGTGCCACGGCCCGGCTGGTCGACGCGGACGGAACCCGCCGCGCCGTCGCCCCGGGCGCGGCGACGGTCACCCGCGTCTTCCGCCCCGGCGACGAGATCCGGCTCGAACTGCCCGTCGCCCCGCGCTGGACCGGGCCGGACCCCCGCATCGACGCGGTACGCGGCACGGTCGCCGTCCAGCGCGGCCCCCTGGTGTACTGCGCCGAGTCGGTGGACCTGCCGGACGGACGGGAGGTCGACGCCGTGCGGGTGGACACCGCCGCCGAGCCGGTGGACGGACCGGACGGCACGGTCGTGGCGCCGGGTGAACTCGCCGAGCCGCACGACGAGGAGTGGCCGTACCGGCCACCGGACCAGGCAGAGGTGCCCGCCGCCGAGCGTCAGGGGATCGTGCTGGTGCCGTACCACTCCTGGGCGAACCGCGGCCCGTCGACGATGCGTGTGTGGCTGCCGACGACCCGGCGCTGA
- a CDS encoding carbohydrate ABC transporter permease: protein MRTRALGQTPYYVVASGLAVIFLFPLLWNTWASVSAQPGTAQESGYGFGNYRTLLDYDAGLWRYLLNSTVVSALTVALTVGVSLLGGYAFARFSFPGKNLLFLLTLAILMVPYATLLIPLYVLLGRLHLQNSLIGLSLVLAMFQLPFATFMMRISFEAVPRELEESALVDGCGTAGALRRVLLPAVRPGLITVGLFAFLAAWNDFIAPLILISDSEKAPLPLAVANLRQQSMGAVDYGATEAGVVVLAVPCLLVFLLLQRHYVRGFMSGALKG from the coding sequence GTGCGCACCCGGGCTCTCGGACAGACGCCGTACTACGTCGTCGCCTCCGGCCTTGCCGTCATCTTCCTCTTCCCGCTGCTCTGGAACACCTGGGCCTCCGTCAGCGCCCAGCCCGGCACCGCCCAGGAGTCCGGCTACGGCTTCGGCAACTACCGCACACTCCTCGACTACGACGCCGGACTGTGGCGCTACCTCCTCAACTCGACCGTCGTCTCGGCCCTCACAGTCGCGCTCACCGTCGGCGTGTCGCTCCTCGGCGGCTACGCCTTCGCGCGGTTCAGCTTCCCCGGCAAGAACCTGCTGTTCCTGCTGACCCTGGCCATCCTCATGGTCCCGTACGCCACCCTCCTGATCCCCCTCTACGTCCTCCTCGGCCGTCTGCACCTCCAGAACTCCCTGATCGGGCTGAGCCTGGTGCTGGCCATGTTCCAACTCCCGTTCGCCACCTTCATGATGAGGATCTCCTTCGAGGCGGTCCCCCGCGAACTGGAGGAGTCGGCCCTCGTCGACGGCTGCGGCACCGCGGGCGCCCTGCGCCGGGTGCTGCTCCCGGCGGTGCGGCCGGGACTGATCACGGTGGGCCTCTTCGCCTTCCTCGCGGCCTGGAACGACTTCATCGCCCCGCTGATCCTCATCTCCGACAGCGAGAAGGCGCCCCTGCCGCTGGCCGTCGCGAATCTGCGCCAACAGAGCATGGGTGCCGTCGACTACGGCGCCACCGAGGCGGGCGTGGTGGTCCTCGCCGTGCCCTGTCTCCTCGTTTTCCTGCTTCTGCAACGGCACTACGTGCGCGGGTTCATGTCGGGCGCCCTGAAGGGATGA
- a CDS encoding sugar ABC transporter permease: MQVKAPDREAVEPLVRTEHRQRRLWHSRTLQGLGYATPTAVFVAVLFVLPLLLVGQMSLHDWPLLAGDQGGNTPENYTDVADSTLFWPAVRFTLLYTGIVTVVLLGLALLLALLVQESRPGTGFFRTVYFLPGALGLASASLLFWGMYSPTTGPLSRPLEDLGLVDGPVSFLGTPTSALLSTVFLVVWKFAGFYMLILLVGLQRIPHELYEAARMDGASRGQIFRSITLPLLRPSLALSLLLCVTGSLLAFDQFFVLTKGGPDNSTVTVVQLIYREAFQRLDLGTAAALSIIVLAALLLLNAVQFRGLRHADES; encoded by the coding sequence ATGCAGGTGAAGGCACCGGACCGGGAGGCGGTCGAACCCCTGGTCCGGACGGAACACCGTCAGCGCCGCCTGTGGCATTCCCGCACCCTCCAAGGCCTCGGATACGCCACCCCGACAGCCGTGTTCGTCGCCGTCCTCTTCGTCCTGCCCCTCCTCCTAGTCGGCCAGATGTCGCTCCACGACTGGCCGTTGCTCGCCGGCGACCAGGGTGGCAACACCCCCGAGAACTACACGGACGTCGCCGACAGCACCCTGTTCTGGCCCGCGGTGCGCTTCACGCTCCTCTACACGGGGATCGTCACCGTCGTCCTCCTCGGTCTCGCGCTCCTCCTCGCGCTGCTGGTGCAGGAGTCCCGCCCCGGCACCGGCTTCTTCCGCACGGTCTACTTCCTGCCGGGCGCCCTCGGGCTGGCCTCCGCCTCCCTGCTGTTCTGGGGCATGTACAGCCCCACCACCGGCCCCCTGAGCCGCCCCCTGGAGGACCTCGGCCTGGTCGACGGCCCGGTGTCCTTTCTCGGCACACCGACCTCCGCCCTGCTGTCGACGGTGTTCCTCGTCGTCTGGAAGTTCGCCGGCTTCTACATGCTGATCCTGCTCGTCGGCCTCCAGCGCATCCCGCACGAGCTGTACGAGGCGGCGCGCATGGACGGCGCGAGCCGCGGCCAGATCTTCCGCTCCATCACCCTGCCGCTGCTGCGGCCCTCCCTCGCCCTGTCCCTGCTGCTGTGCGTGACCGGATCGCTGCTCGCCTTCGACCAGTTCTTCGTCCTGACCAAGGGCGGCCCGGACAACAGCACGGTGACGGTGGTGCAGTTGATCTACCGGGAGGCGTTCCAGCGGCTCGACCTCGGTACCGCGGCGGCCCTTTCGATCATCGTGCTGGCCGCGCTGCTCCTCCTCAACGCCGTGCAGTTCCGCGGTCTGCGGCACGCCGACGAATCATGA
- a CDS encoding sugar ABC transporter substrate-binding protein, with protein MGSPFGSRGPVRRLVTAAVALAATVGLATACGSGDDDPGGGGGGTADAKGVDDGATLTMWTRAATRPQSEALVKAYNAHHKNKIELTVVPTDDYQAKVGAAAGSKDLPDLFASDVVFVPNYTSSRLFADLTDRIDALPFADDLAQSHIKAGTYDGKKYVVPHTLDLSVLFYNKDLYRRAKLDPDKPPTTLAEWDRQARAVDKLGGGVSGTFFGGNCGGCGVFTWWPSIWAAGEDVLNKDGTEALLASDTAEKVYDTYRGWVQDDIVAPGARDETGVTWTGVFPKGKVGVMPMPSTTLGLMPKDLDLGVAPIPGPDGGRSTFVGGDAIGISATSDKTDQAWNFLAWSLGDEAQVDVVAAHKDVVARTDLASNKYSKADPRLVTINQLVGDGRTPYALKFGQTFNDPNGPWLTLMRDAVFGDAAKVEKDNEAVTASLTD; from the coding sequence ATGGGGAGCCCGTTCGGATCGCGTGGACCCGTCCGCCGACTCGTCACCGCCGCAGTCGCCCTGGCCGCCACCGTCGGCCTGGCCACGGCCTGCGGATCGGGGGACGACGACCCGGGCGGCGGGGGAGGGGGTACAGCGGACGCGAAGGGCGTCGACGACGGCGCCACGCTGACGATGTGGACCCGCGCGGCGACCCGCCCGCAGAGCGAGGCCCTGGTCAAGGCGTACAACGCCCACCACAAGAACAAGATCGAACTGACCGTCGTCCCCACCGACGACTACCAGGCCAAGGTCGGCGCGGCCGCCGGCTCCAAGGACCTCCCCGACCTCTTCGCCTCCGACGTGGTGTTCGTCCCGAACTACACCTCCAGCCGGCTCTTCGCCGACCTCACCGACCGCATCGACGCCCTGCCCTTCGCGGACGACCTCGCCCAGTCGCACATCAAGGCGGGCACGTACGACGGAAAGAAGTACGTCGTCCCGCACACCCTCGACCTCTCGGTGCTCTTCTACAACAAGGACCTCTACCGCCGGGCGAAGCTCGACCCGGACAAGCCGCCCACCACTCTGGCCGAATGGGACCGACAGGCCCGGGCCGTGGACAAGCTGGGCGGCGGCGTCAGCGGCACCTTCTTCGGCGGCAACTGCGGCGGCTGCGGCGTCTTCACCTGGTGGCCGTCGATCTGGGCCGCCGGCGAGGACGTACTGAACAAGGACGGCACCGAGGCCCTCCTGGCCTCCGACACCGCCGAGAAGGTCTACGACACCTACCGCGGCTGGGTCCAGGACGACATCGTGGCCCCCGGCGCCCGCGACGAGACCGGGGTGACCTGGACCGGTGTCTTCCCGAAGGGCAAGGTCGGCGTGATGCCCATGCCGTCGACGACCCTGGGCCTGATGCCCAAGGACCTCGACCTCGGTGTCGCCCCGATCCCCGGACCCGACGGCGGCAGGTCCACCTTCGTCGGCGGGGACGCCATCGGCATCTCCGCCACCAGCGACAAGACCGACCAGGCCTGGAACTTCCTCGCCTGGTCCCTGGGCGACGAGGCACAGGTCGACGTGGTCGCCGCGCACAAGGACGTGGTGGCCCGCACCGACCTCGCGTCCAACAAGTACTCCAAGGCCGACCCGCGCCTGGTCACCATCAACCAGCTGGTGGGGGACGGCCGTACCCCTTACGCCCTGAAGTTCGGCCAGACCTTCAACGACCCCAACGGGCCCTGGCTGACGCTGATGCGCGACGCCGTCTTCGGTGACGCGGCGAAGGTCGAGAAGGACAACGAGGCCGTCACCGCCTCACTGACCGACTGA
- a CDS encoding LacI family DNA-binding transcriptional regulator produces the protein MTPAPGPARSHTATLTDVARLAGVSVATASKALNGRSQVRAETRQRVIEAAERLSFRPNQLARGLLAGRTGTVGLLTSDLEGRFSIPILMGAEDAFGAGEVAVFLCDARGDAIREQHHVRALLGRRVDGLIVVGSRTDPRPSLGRDLPVPVVYAYAPSDDPADLSIVPDNVDAGRIAVEHLLACGRTRIAHITGDPGYLAARDRADGARAALVGAGLDFVGEPRFAEWSEGWGRAATAMLLERHADVDAVLCGSDQIARGVIEILRERGHRVPEDVAVMGFDNWQVLTSASRPPLTSVDMNLEQVGRAAAQALFGAIDGIPRSGVETLPCRVVIRGSTAHLS, from the coding sequence ATGACACCCGCCCCCGGCCCCGCTCGTTCGCACACCGCCACCCTCACCGACGTCGCCCGGCTCGCCGGCGTCTCGGTGGCCACGGCGTCCAAGGCCCTCAACGGCCGCAGCCAGGTGCGCGCCGAGACCCGGCAGCGGGTGATCGAGGCGGCGGAGCGGCTGTCGTTCCGGCCCAACCAGCTGGCCCGGGGACTGCTCGCCGGGCGGACCGGCACCGTAGGACTGCTCACCAGCGACCTGGAGGGCAGATTCAGCATCCCGATCCTCATGGGGGCCGAGGACGCCTTCGGTGCGGGCGAGGTCGCGGTGTTCCTGTGCGACGCCCGCGGTGACGCGATCCGCGAGCAGCACCATGTGCGCGCGCTGCTCGGGCGCCGGGTCGACGGGCTGATCGTGGTGGGCAGCCGGACCGATCCACGCCCCTCCCTGGGCCGTGACCTGCCCGTTCCCGTCGTGTACGCGTACGCGCCCTCCGACGACCCGGCGGATCTGTCGATCGTGCCCGACAACGTGGACGCGGGCCGGATCGCGGTCGAGCATCTGCTGGCCTGCGGCCGTACCCGGATCGCGCACATCACCGGAGACCCGGGCTATCTCGCCGCGCGGGACCGGGCGGACGGCGCCCGGGCGGCGCTCGTGGGCGCGGGGCTGGACTTCGTCGGGGAACCGCGGTTCGCGGAATGGTCGGAGGGGTGGGGGCGGGCGGCCACCGCGATGCTGCTGGAGCGGCACGCCGACGTGGACGCGGTGCTGTGCGGCAGCGACCAGATCGCGCGCGGGGTCATCGAGATCCTGCGGGAGCGCGGGCACCGGGTACCGGAGGACGTGGCGGTCATGGGCTTCGACAACTGGCAGGTCCTGACCTCGGCGTCCCGGCCGCCGCTGACGAGCGTCGACATGAACCTGGAGCAGGTCGGGCGGGCGGCCGCCCAGGCACTGTTCGGGGCGATCGACGGCATTCCCCGCTCGGGGGTGGAGACGCTGCCGTGCCGGGTGGTGATCCGGGGGTCCACGGCTCACCTGTCCTGA
- a CDS encoding discoidin domain-containing protein yields MRRRTAPRRRTGTVPQRLLVILALLLCSVSLAAPARAAQTIGFPTFTGPAIPAPPVAQTTGDMMRAIYDAESSGTDFWMDRLLARTGDDPAGPWLMSRGRALFMKEHDPARLGFAGKVAYWESINDSSAYTVAITPGTFTEQVSQRRQTPSHWKSVHTSGSVSVEQTKFITDNNVAVTNLSIKNNGSSPTTLQLRATSPYATTGTGSELTGQVNAYNNLTTVRPRLTGDGFSVSGGGLNRSVTIAAGATANAKVVMGFVTDEIPESLSEYQAYAGHSNATAFATHVRAYNLWWAQNVPYIDVPEPAIKKNIYYRWWLMRFNNLDADIPGQTFQFPTSTEGVLGYNNAIALTQPMHIDDLKYLRNPAYSYGDWLSVGQVSKGGRFLDNPGDPANWSNSYTQYIAEAAWKSYQIHGGQPAIAGQLAHYAEGDVKGQLAHYDHDNNRLIEYDWGALTGNDADAVSFHWKPGNMDRAESAYQYSGALAAAQAYEATGNTAKAAEMRTLANQIKDAIVNVLWNPNRQLFEHRLKSTNEWVPWKEINNYYPFSVGAVPDTATYKQALRLYDDPAQYPVFPFYTANQVDKKAAADAGEPGSNNFSTINSTVQFRLYSSVLRNYPNSWMKAADYKKLLYWNAWAQYVGGDTRWPDANEFWADWNGSAITYRSWIHHNILGSSNWTVIEDVAGLRPRNDAKVELSPIDIGWDHFTVNNLRYRGADLSIVWDDPADGVVRYPGIPEGYSIYVNGNRVATVGSLVPFTWDPATGAVTTSGTVTHHTAVAGLKAPNQVVQDSPRMVDMLAKAGVDLTADLTNLAAGATVSASSTGSGSTVGGAVDGYPTNEPFWGAGGSAAQDWYELNFGTARTLNEVRLYFKDSRPASTTYRAPSAYTVQYHNGSSWVDAPSQTKSPAAPRANYNLVRFPAISAQRVRILATNASGARTGLTEVKVFNRGGVQPPANQAASATASASYTSSWESVSAVNDGIDPPSSNDTVNPRWGTWPETGQQWAELTWPTAKTLNKADVYFFDDDQGIDVPASWKLQYWNGSAYVDVPGASGYPLAKNQYNSVTFTATDTTRLRVLLTSNGTNSVGLLEAKVYGP; encoded by the coding sequence ATGCGAAGACGAACTGCGCCGCGAAGGCGAACCGGGACCGTACCCCAGCGCCTCCTCGTGATCCTGGCGCTCCTGCTGTGTTCCGTCTCTCTCGCGGCCCCCGCCCGTGCCGCGCAGACCATCGGGTTCCCCACCTTCACCGGGCCCGCGATCCCCGCCCCGCCCGTCGCCCAGACCACCGGCGACATGATGCGGGCCATCTACGACGCGGAGAGCTCGGGCACCGACTTCTGGATGGACCGGCTGCTGGCCCGCACCGGCGACGACCCGGCCGGGCCCTGGCTGATGAGCCGCGGACGGGCGCTCTTCATGAAGGAGCACGACCCCGCCCGGCTCGGGTTCGCCGGCAAGGTCGCCTACTGGGAGAGCATCAACGACAGCAGCGCCTACACGGTGGCGATCACGCCGGGCACCTTCACCGAGCAGGTCTCCCAGCGCCGTCAGACGCCCAGCCACTGGAAGAGCGTCCACACCAGCGGCTCGGTGTCGGTCGAGCAGACCAAGTTCATCACCGACAACAACGTCGCCGTGACGAACCTGTCGATCAAGAACAACGGCAGCAGCCCGACCACCCTGCAACTGCGGGCGACCTCGCCGTACGCCACCACGGGCACCGGCAGCGAGCTGACCGGCCAGGTCAACGCCTACAACAACCTCACCACCGTCCGGCCCCGGCTCACCGGCGACGGTTTCAGCGTGTCCGGCGGCGGACTCAACCGGTCGGTGACGATCGCGGCCGGGGCCACGGCGAACGCCAAGGTGGTCATGGGCTTCGTCACCGACGAGATCCCCGAGTCGCTCAGCGAGTACCAGGCCTACGCGGGCCACTCCAACGCGACCGCCTTCGCGACCCATGTCCGGGCCTACAACCTGTGGTGGGCACAGAACGTCCCCTACATCGACGTACCGGAACCGGCGATCAAGAAGAACATCTACTACCGCTGGTGGCTGATGCGCTTCAACAACCTCGACGCCGACATCCCCGGGCAGACCTTCCAGTTCCCGACCTCCACCGAGGGCGTCCTCGGCTACAACAACGCGATCGCGCTGACCCAGCCGATGCACATCGACGACCTCAAATACCTGCGCAACCCGGCCTATTCCTACGGGGACTGGCTCAGCGTCGGCCAGGTCTCCAAGGGCGGCCGCTTCCTCGACAACCCGGGCGATCCGGCGAACTGGTCGAACAGCTACACCCAGTACATCGCTGAGGCGGCCTGGAAGAGCTATCAGATCCACGGCGGCCAGCCGGCGATCGCGGGCCAACTCGCGCACTACGCCGAGGGCGACGTGAAGGGACAGCTCGCCCACTACGACCACGACAACAACAGGCTGATCGAATACGACTGGGGCGCCCTGACCGGCAACGACGCCGACGCCGTCTCCTTCCACTGGAAGCCCGGGAACATGGACCGCGCCGAGTCCGCCTACCAGTACAGCGGGGCTCTCGCCGCCGCCCAGGCCTACGAGGCGACCGGCAACACGGCCAAGGCAGCGGAGATGCGCACGCTGGCCAACCAGATCAAGGACGCCATCGTCAACGTGCTCTGGAACCCCAACCGGCAGTTGTTCGAGCACCGGTTGAAGTCGACCAACGAGTGGGTGCCCTGGAAGGAGATCAACAACTACTACCCGTTCTCGGTCGGGGCAGTCCCCGACACGGCGACGTACAAGCAGGCGTTGCGCCTCTACGACGACCCCGCCCAGTACCCGGTCTTCCCCTTCTACACGGCCAACCAGGTCGACAAGAAGGCGGCCGCCGACGCGGGCGAGCCCGGCTCCAACAACTTCTCCACCATCAACTCCACCGTGCAGTTCCGGCTCTACTCCTCGGTGCTGCGCAACTATCCCAACTCCTGGATGAAGGCGGCCGACTACAAGAAGCTCCTCTACTGGAACGCCTGGGCGCAGTACGTCGGCGGCGACACCCGGTGGCCGGACGCCAACGAGTTCTGGGCGGACTGGAACGGCAGCGCGATCACCTACCGTTCGTGGATCCACCACAACATCCTCGGCAGCAGCAACTGGACAGTGATCGAGGACGTGGCGGGGCTGCGGCCGCGCAACGACGCCAAGGTGGAACTCTCCCCCATCGACATCGGCTGGGACCACTTCACGGTCAACAACCTCCGTTACCGGGGCGCCGACCTGTCGATCGTCTGGGACGACCCGGCCGACGGTGTGGTGCGCTACCCGGGCATCCCGGAGGGCTACTCGATCTACGTCAACGGCAACCGGGTCGCCACGGTCGGCTCGCTGGTGCCCTTCACCTGGGATCCGGCCACCGGTGCCGTCACCACGAGCGGCACGGTCACCCACCACACGGCCGTCGCCGGGCTCAAGGCGCCGAACCAGGTCGTGCAGGACAGCCCCCGCATGGTCGACATGCTCGCCAAGGCCGGCGTCGACCTCACCGCCGACCTGACGAACCTCGCCGCCGGGGCGACCGTGTCCGCCTCCTCCACCGGCTCCGGCAGCACGGTGGGCGGCGCGGTCGACGGCTACCCCACCAACGAACCGTTCTGGGGCGCCGGCGGATCGGCCGCCCAGGACTGGTACGAGCTGAACTTCGGCACGGCCCGCACGCTCAACGAGGTGCGTCTGTACTTCAAGGACAGCCGCCCGGCGAGTACGACCTACCGGGCGCCGTCGGCGTACACGGTCCAATACCACAACGGCAGTTCATGGGTGGACGCCCCGAGCCAGACGAAGAGTCCGGCGGCACCGCGTGCCAACTACAACCTGGTGCGGTTCCCGGCGATCAGCGCCCAGCGTGTGCGCATCCTGGCCACCAACGCGTCCGGCGCCAGGACCGGCCTGACCGAGGTCAAGGTGTTCAACCGGGGCGGGGTACAGCCACCGGCCAACCAGGCGGCATCGGCGACGGCTTCGGCGTCGTACACCTCCTCCTGGGAGAGTGTCTCGGCGGTCAACGACGGCATCGATCCGCCCTCGTCCAACGACACCGTCAACCCGCGCTGGGGCACCTGGCCGGAGACCGGGCAGCAGTGGGCCGAACTGACCTGGCCGACGGCGAAGACCCTGAACAAGGCCGACGTGTACTTCTTCGACGACGACCAGGGCATCGACGTGCCCGCCTCCTGGAAGCTGCAGTACTGGAACGGCAGCGCGTACGTCGACGTGCCGGGGGCGAGCGGCTATCCGCTGGCCAAGAACCAGTACAACAGCGTCACTTTCACCGCCACCGACACCACCCGGCTGCGGGTGCTGCTCACGAGCAACGGCACGAACTCCGTCGGCCTCCTCGAAGCAAAGGTGTACGGCCCGTGA
- a CDS encoding family 43 glycosylhydrolase, whose translation MTRSRILLALLVLATALLVAPPASAAVTFTSTAVNQNGGNCLDLPGGSTTAGTQLRAFTCSSGADQNIVHTPVSGTSDTYTITTRSGQCVDVNGASTADNAAIIQWPCHGGTNQQWRLVPVTVAGTDRTFNLVSVASGKCIAPSGGSSASNTNLVQLPCATSGGRVWRLPAFTGGGTGPGTFTNPLSQHGPDPWLTYYDGSYYLATTTWNSTVTMRRASTLAGLATAPDQVIFNLTRPNGAGTMWAPEFHLLDGPNGKRWYFYYTAGREPYDLGTQRIHVLESAGLDPMGPYSFKADLLDPTQDNTWELDPGILQLNGRLYLLGTFYNSSQPMFIRPLSNPWTASGTRRVLSTPTYSWETVGGAVNEGAEVLQRGGRTFIVYSASHCSTPDYKLGMLTYNGGDPLSSSSWVKSPNPVFQRSNANGVYGPGHNGFFKSPDGTEDWIVYHANSSASGGCDMNRTTRAQKFTWNADGTPNFGTPVALGVTLTAPSGE comes from the coding sequence GTGACCAGATCCAGAATCCTCCTGGCCCTGCTCGTGCTGGCAACGGCCCTGCTCGTCGCACCGCCCGCGTCCGCCGCCGTCACCTTCACCTCGACGGCGGTGAACCAGAACGGCGGCAACTGCCTGGACCTGCCCGGGGGTTCGACGACCGCGGGGACTCAACTCCGGGCATTCACCTGCTCGTCGGGCGCCGACCAGAACATCGTCCACACACCCGTCTCCGGTACGAGCGACACGTACACGATCACCACCCGGTCCGGTCAGTGTGTCGACGTCAACGGCGCCTCCACGGCGGACAACGCGGCGATCATCCAGTGGCCCTGCCACGGCGGGACGAACCAGCAGTGGCGGCTCGTCCCGGTGACGGTCGCGGGTACCGACAGGACCTTCAACCTGGTGTCCGTCGCCTCCGGCAAGTGCATTGCGCCGAGCGGTGGTTCGTCTGCCTCGAACACCAACCTGGTGCAACTGCCCTGCGCCACAAGTGGCGGCCGGGTGTGGCGACTGCCCGCCTTCACCGGCGGCGGCACCGGCCCGGGCACCTTCACCAACCCGCTCTCCCAGCACGGGCCCGACCCCTGGCTGACGTACTACGACGGCTCCTACTACCTCGCCACCACGACCTGGAACTCGACGGTCACCATGCGCAGGGCGAGCACCCTCGCAGGGCTCGCCACCGCCCCCGACCAGGTGATCTTCAACCTGACCCGGCCCAACGGAGCGGGCACGATGTGGGCTCCGGAGTTCCACCTGCTCGACGGGCCCAACGGGAAGCGGTGGTATTTCTACTACACGGCCGGGCGCGAGCCGTACGACCTCGGCACCCAGCGCATCCATGTGCTGGAGAGCGCCGGACTGGACCCCATGGGCCCCTACAGCTTCAAGGCCGACCTGCTCGACCCCACCCAGGACAACACCTGGGAACTGGACCCGGGCATCCTCCAACTCAACGGCCGCCTCTACCTGTTGGGCACCTTCTACAACAGCTCACAGCCCATGTTCATCCGGCCGCTGTCCAACCCCTGGACCGCGAGCGGCACCCGGCGTGTGCTGTCCACGCCCACCTACAGCTGGGAAACGGTGGGCGGCGCGGTCAACGAAGGTGCCGAGGTGCTCCAGCGGGGCGGCAGGACGTTCATCGTCTACTCGGCCAGCCACTGCTCCACGCCCGACTACAAGCTGGGAATGCTCACCTACAACGGCGGTGATCCGCTCAGCTCCTCCTCGTGGGTCAAGTCGCCGAACCCGGTCTTCCAGCGGTCCAATGCCAACGGCGTGTACGGCCCCGGCCACAACGGGTTCTTCAAGTCACCCGACGGCACCGAGGACTGGATCGTCTACCACGCCAACAGCTCCGCGAGCGGCGGCTGCGACATGAACCGCACCACCAGGGCGCAGAAGTTCACCTGGAACGCCGACGGCACTCCGAACTTCGGCACCCCGGTGGCTCTCGGGGTCACACTGACCGCGCCCTCAGGGGAGTAG